The sequence GAAAAGGTGCTTTCCTCCGACGGTCGGGCCTTCGATGGTGTTGCTCTCGAAATCCGCGACGAAGAGGGTGCTGTGGTTCCCGCGGGCGAGGAAGGCCAGATCTTCTACGGGGGACCGGGCATCTTCCTCGGATACTGGCGTGACCTCGAACGCACGGCCGCATCGGTCGACGACCGTGGGTTCCTCGCATCGGGTGACCTCGGCCGCGTCGACGAAGCCGGCTATCTCCGGGTCACGGGACGGATCAAGGACTTGATCATCCGCGGGGGCATGAACATTTCGGCACGGGAGGTGGAAGAACACCTCTTGGCGCATCCGCAGATCATCGCGGCAGCAGCTGTGTCGATGCCCGACGCCCGTCTCGGCGAGAAGGTGTGCGCCTTCATCGTCGTCAACGGACCCGCGCCGACCCTGCAGGAACTGGCTGAATTCCTACGGATCGAGCGTAAAGCCATGATGCAGAAGATTCCCGAGAAGCTGGTGGTCGTCGATCAACTCCCCACCACCGCGACCGGGAAGATCCAGAAGTTCATTCTTCGGAAGCAAGCGGCAGAACAGGTCGCCGACGCCTAGGTCCGGCCGAAGCAACAGCACCGCCCCCTTTGCCGAGGCAAAGGGGGCGGTGTGTTTACCGTTGACCCGTTATCGCGAGATAGCGGTAGATCGCCTCGGACCGGTTCATGGCACCCAGCTTGCGAAGTATCTTCTTGACGTGCGTCTTCACCGTGAAGATGCTGATGACCAGCTCGTTCGCTATCTCGGCGTTCGATGCGCCCCGGGCAAGAAACGCGAACACCTCGCGTTCACGCGTTGTCAGCGACTCCAGCGCAGCGGAATTCAGATCGTTGTGGGACGTACCGGGCAACGTCGAAGTCTGATCAGCCGAGGTTTCCTCGAGGAAACTGACATCAGCGTGTTCGAGAAGCTCAGCTTCGCGGGCTTCCTGTTGCAGGCGTTGGACAATCACATTCTTCTGTTCACCGAGGCGGTCGGCGAGCATCGCCCGTTCGAACAACGTTCCGAAACCGCGGGCATATGCCCCCAGCATGTCCCGGACCACAACGTTCACCGGATCCCCGGACGGTCGACTGCCGTGCACGAGCCCGATAACCCCGGTCGACACTGTGATCGGGGCAACCACATAGGACTCGGCAGCGAGCATCCGTACGACCTCGCCACTCGGCCGAACATCGCCATTCGGCCCGGCGAGTACCGCTGATCGGGTCTCGCACGCCCTGCTCTCGGCCGATTCGAAGCCGAGGGGCAACACCGAGGAACTCAGGACCTCGTCCGACCTCATCGAGCTGTTGAGCTCGAGGGCCGTCCACGTACCGTTGTGTACCTCGGACAGGAGTATTCGGTCGAGTTGCGCTGCAGTCGCGGCCTCCGAGCAGATTCGCTTGCGAAGACCGGCGACGGACTCCGAGCACCGTAACCGCCGGATCGCGCTGGCAAACTCGGCGGGTTGCACGACGTGCCCCGGACCTCCGCGCACCGTGCGAATCCGCATACGCGTCTTCTGCAGGTCGACGATGAGGCGACCGAGCGCTCGTTGCTGCTGGGAGCCTAGTTCGGGGAACTTCGCAAGTGCAGATTCTGTGGCCTCGTCGAGGAGCGCCATCTGGGTGCCGAGCGAGACAACACGAATTTCGTGGGATCCGGGACCAACGCCGTAGTCGTCGCGCAGCCGGTCGAGGAGAATGATGACTGCATGCGACAACTCACGGTCGGTCGTGGAACGCACGGCAGCTCGCTCCTGCGCCTTCCCTGTCATCGCGCTCGTCGGGTTTGACTCGAGTAGAGGGCGGTCGCCGCGGCGCGCGTCGGTGCGTGCAGCTTCTTCAGCACGGTTTTCACATGCGATTTCACGGTGCCCTCGGAAATGACCAGTGCCTGCGCGATCTGGTTGTTGGTGGCCCCGGTGGCGAGGTGGGACAGGACCTCACGCTCCCGGACAGTCAGCACGCTGTTGATTTCGAGTATCCGGTTCCCTCCCGGGTCGTCGGTGGAACTGTCGGCGGTTGCCGCGGCCTGGTGCGAGAGAATTGCATCCGCCTTCGAGATCCGGTCCAGCATCGTCTGGGTTGCGTCGAACGACTCTTCCACTCGGGCGCGCTGCAGTTGGATTCGGTGCTTCAGCACCGCTTGCTCGTACACGATGGCCAAAATGGTTGTGAAGGCGTCCAACCGATCTCGGTCGTCCGGATCGAGACCACCTTCCGATTCCGGCCGATCGGCATGGAGCAGTCCGATGACCTTCCCCGAGGACATGACGGGCGCCGCGACGTACGCGGACGTCCGAGATCGGCTGATGATCTCTTTGTGCGTGCGGTCGTCGGCAGCCGGGGCGGCGACCAGCGCGGGAACTCGGCGTCGGACCAGCTCGGTTTCCAGAGGCGCATCAGCCAGGGACCACACTGAGGAGTCGACGTAGTCGGAGAAGTCGAGAGGTGATCCGTCGAGGTCGGGCTGCAGATAAAGACGGCGGGGCTGCCACAGAGAACCGGACACCGCTGAAATCAACGAGCGCGCGAAAGGTAGTTGTGTGCACACCACTTCCGGTGCCGCCTCGATGACCTGTTGCGGGGAGAGTCCCCGAAGCGTCACTGCAGCGTCGTGCACCTCACTCAGCTCCGCGATCCGGCGAATCTCTGTGGTCCTGGCGAGCTGCTCCTGAACACGTTCGATGTCGACGAGGACCCGGCATGCGTCTTCGATATCGGACTCGGCGAGCTGCCCCTCGGTGAGCGCTTCGGCAAGGCGACCTCGCGCCGCTGCAAGTGACTCCGGGAGTGTGGGAGTGCCGAAGTCGGAGTGGCCGTCGTGGTCGACCAGCAGCGTGCCGACAATAGCAATGCAGTCGACCGCTTGCTGCACGAGATCCGCTTGATCGGGATCGATTGACGTCGTCGTCCAGCTCACCTTCCGATACACCTCCGGCCGTTTGTGCACACCACACCTGTGATTGGCATCACTATCCTAGAGTAACCCGAAAGCTTTATTATCGTCCAATGGTATGACCAATCAGCTGCCCTATTCCTTCTGGAGCAGAGAACACCCGCGCGTTCCGCGGTTGGTTCCGTCGCCTCCTCGCCGACTGCGCCGGGATGCCGATCTGTTACGAGTACACGGCAAACGCCTTGTTAGAGTTGAACACATCGGTCACCACGAGGTCGGACCACTCCCGGCGCAAACCGAGCTCCTCGACCGCACCGAGCATGCAGAACCAGTTGAGGATCTCGTGCTGGCCGGCATCGACGACTTCTGCGCTGGTGTATCTGCGCATCATTGCGTAATCGTTGTCGAGCAGCGCCTTGTAAATGCGCATGTCAGCTTCGGTATCGGGACGCATATGCCACAACTTGTCCGCCAAGAAGGCGTGGGACCAGCTCGAGGAGGCGACGAATGCCACCTTGAGATCGCGGTCGCGGAAATGCTGCGCGACGGCTCGACCCACTTCGAAACAACGAGCAGGTGTGGGGCCCGAAGGATCAAGCTCCTCCGACTCGATGTCGGCGAATCTGGCCAATCCACCCTTACGCGCGATCGCGTGTTGGCCATAGCAATTGACGGTCATCGGAATGAAGGGGTATGACATCTCCGCGCCGGCGTTCTCGTAATCGAGGAACAATTGCGTGTTGAGGATCGCGTGTGGAAAGTGTGCACCGGCGCGCTTCTTGTACGAGTAGGCCATGTCGAAACCGCGCTCGATCAGGCCGCCGGTGAGTTGGCGGGCTGCCGATGCGTCACCACGCATGACTATCTCGAAATCGTCCGGTTTGCCCCAGAAGTTCGGGCTGCCTCTTTCGTTCATGACCTCGAACGCGGGCACCTCGAGGTCACCGTAGGCGAGCACACAGAAGGGTGGCACTACCTCCTCGCGGAAATTCTCGTATTGGTCGTCGCCCCACACCACGACGACATCGGGGGCGAACTCGTCGACCGCTTCACGCACCCGAGTCAGATTCGACACCAACTCCGCACGATGTGCCGCCGCGGCTGCCGTTCCACCGTCGTCGGACCACTCGGAGCGCATCCGGTCCGGCCAATGGGCCGGGTCCTTCTCCTCGACCGGGATGTCCGGGTCGGTGAGGGTCCATCGCAACAGGCCTGCCATGTGCTCGTCGGTTCCCGCCAGCAGCGGGTAGTGGGTCATGCCGAGAGCGAGGAAGTCTCCCATTTGGCCGTCCTTTCTGGGGTGGCGCCTCGGGCGCCGTCACACGCGCCGGGCGGATCGCTCCCTCATCGTGTGACGTGCCGGTGACGCACGCACGGCAAGTTCCAGTGCCCGGAACGCGGCGTCAGTCGTCGAACGGAAAGAGGTCTGCTCGGCCCTGGGAGAGCATCTGGGTGGTGTCGCGGCTGATGCGGTGGGCGGTCAGTTTGACCGCGTTGATCACCGACTCGGAGACCTGCTTCGACGAGTCGAACTGAACGGCGATCGCCCCCATCGGCCGGCCCTTGATCAGGACGGGCGCCGCAATGTTGCCCAGGCCGAGAACCACACCATCCTTCTGGACAGCTGCTCCCGCCACCCGTATGCGCTTCAATTCGTCCTGAATCTGCATCGGATCCGTCACGGACTTGGGCGTCAGACCGACGAGAGTGCCCGCAAGCAGTTCGGTGAGCTCGTCCTCGGGGATATAGGCCATCATTGCCCGACCCATCGCGGACAGGTGCGCGGGGATCCGCGTACCCACCTCACCTATTGGCCGGGCGTGATCCACGGCGAAGAGCGCCTGCAGCACGACGACCTCGTTGCCCCTGAGGACGCCGAAGTGCACCGATTCCTTCGACCACGCCTGCAACTGGGCCAGGTGCGGCAACGCGACCTCGCGCATTCCGTCCACCGGCATGGACGAAACCAGCTGCAACAGACGGATACCGAGTCGGTAACCCGCACCGTGTTCCTCGATCACATCCAGCTCGCCCAACCGCTGCAGCAACCTGTGTACCGTCGACTTGGGTAAGCCGGTCTTACGGCTGATCTGTGTCAGGGTCAGCACCCGATCTCGCTCGTTGAACGCCCCGATGACCAAGAACGCCTTCGCCAGAATGGAGGGAGGCGCACTCTGCGCGCCACCGACCTCGTTTTTGTCATCTGCCATGTGCATCATCCGGGCCTCCGCACTCTCCGCTCCGCCGACCCAGCGGGAAACCAACTGTAACGGCGGTCACAACGCGCATGTATTCAGGGTACGGGTTTCACCTACCGGTTCCAGCCCCTGGAACAGCCGCGGCGGCCACCGTGCGAGGGCCCCTAACGTTTCGCAGAACCGGCTTACCCACGACGTGGGCGTGCCGACGGAACTGAAACGGATGCGTGCGAAAGGAGAACCTCGTGGTTCCACCCGGCACCGTCGATGTGCATGCGCACTACTTCCCCCGTGACGCCCCTCCCGTCGAGGTCATCGCAGGTTTTCCGCGCGCACCTCGATTAGTGGTCGACTCTCCGACGGAGGGACGGTTGGTCCGCGGATCCGAAGACTTCCGCAGCGTCCGGCGCGCCCTCTGGGATGTGGAGGCGCGCCTGGCGGACATGGATCGCGCGGGCGTCGGGGTTCAGGCGATTTCTCCCGTGCCGGTCGCATTGGAATACGGTGCTCCGGTAGCACCGTTTGCCGCCTACTGCCGATGGATGAACGAGTCCATCGCCCGTGCGGTCGACCCTGCTGACGGCAGGCTCGTCGGTATCGGAACCGCCCCCGTTGCATCACCCCGTCACTGTCTGCCCGAACTACGTCATCTGTCCGAAGTTCTGGGGCTTCGCGGCGTCGAGATCGGCACGCGGATCAACGGAATGGAGTTGGACGACCCGGCGCTGGGGTATTTCTTCGACGCCGTCGACAGCCTCGGTCTCGCGGTACTTGTGCACCCGGTCGACGGTGGTGGCGGCGCCGTGCGGCGCTCCGGGTTCACCTATGACTTCGGGCTCGGAATGCCCTCCGACACTGCGTTGGCGGCCACTGCCCTCGTCTTCGGCGGGGTTCTGGACAACCATCCAGGACTACGGGTGGCAACGGTTCACGGCTGCGGAACCTTCCCGTGGGCGTATCCAAGACTTCGCCTCGGAGCCCAGCTTGCCGCCACACACGACCCGGATGATCTGAATCGGACCGTATCGCGCCTCTACGCAGACACCCTCGTGTTCGATCCGGCGCACCTGCCGACTCTGGTACATCGCTTCGGTCCGAACAGGGTCCTTCTCGGCAGCGACCACCCGTTCATCCCGAACCAACCCGAAGAGGGAATTGCGGACTTGTCCTCTATGGCAGCATATTTACCGCCCGGTACCGTGCCGCGAATCCTCCGTGACAATGCACTCGAATTCCTCGGACTGTCATCCGATGCGCTCGTCACCGCTCACTTCTCACCGACAAAGGAAGACCACCATGGCACTCACTGATGAAAATCTCGTCGACGTTCCCGGAATGGCCAGCCGATGGGTACGCCTGGCGAACGGCGCCCGCGCGCATTACATGACTGCCGGCACCTCCGGCCCCGCGGTGATCCTGCTCCACGGCGGTTTACCCGGCTCGTCAGGTCTCGCGGGGTGGCGCTTCATGGCCCCCTATCTCGGCGACAACGGTTTTCGCGTCTACTGTCCCGACATGCCCGGCTTCGGACTGTCCGACACCCGGGAAGAATACTGGCCGGACGGCATGGAGTCGTTCGTCGACTTCATCGACCAGTTCGCCACCGCACTGTGCCTCGACGAGTTCCACCTCGCAGGAAACTCCATGGGCTGCATGAACACGGTCAACTACACGGTTGCACACCCGGACAAGGTCAAGAGCTTCATTCTGATCGCGGGAGATATCGGTGATGTGGTCCCGGAACACTTGACACCACCAGCGGGCGAATTCCGTCTCACGGCGTACGACGGCACACGTGAGGGCATGCGCACCATGATGGAAGCGATCATCCACCGCGGCGAGGCCATCAGTGAAGACCTGATCGACATGCGTTACCTCTCCGCGAGGGACCGGATGGATGCGCACGCGAAGTTCTGGCCCACGCTCCTGCAGTACCGTCGAATCACGGACTGGACGAACGAGAATCGCGCCGCCCGCCTCGTCACCAAGGGGCGCCTCGACCGGTTGAGCACGCCCGGGCTCTACCTCTACGGTCGTCAGGACATCCTCACACCGGTCGAGTGGGGGTACGTCCAGGAAGACTACTTGCCCAATGTCCAGTTCTTCTACCCCGACGAGTGTGGCCA comes from Rhodococcus oxybenzonivorans and encodes:
- a CDS encoding IclR family transcriptional regulator translates to MADDKNEVGGAQSAPPSILAKAFLVIGAFNERDRVLTLTQISRKTGLPKSTVHRLLQRLGELDVIEEHGAGYRLGIRLLQLVSSMPVDGMREVALPHLAQLQAWSKESVHFGVLRGNEVVVLQALFAVDHARPIGEVGTRIPAHLSAMGRAMMAYIPEDELTELLAGTLVGLTPKSVTDPMQIQDELKRIRVAGAAVQKDGVVLGLGNIAAPVLIKGRPMGAIAVQFDSSKQVSESVINAVKLTAHRISRDTTQMLSQGRADLFPFDD
- a CDS encoding amidohydrolase family protein, with protein sequence MVPPGTVDVHAHYFPRDAPPVEVIAGFPRAPRLVVDSPTEGRLVRGSEDFRSVRRALWDVEARLADMDRAGVGVQAISPVPVALEYGAPVAPFAAYCRWMNESIARAVDPADGRLVGIGTAPVASPRHCLPELRHLSEVLGLRGVEIGTRINGMELDDPALGYFFDAVDSLGLAVLVHPVDGGGGAVRRSGFTYDFGLGMPSDTALAATALVFGGVLDNHPGLRVATVHGCGTFPWAYPRLRLGAQLAATHDPDDLNRTVSRLYADTLVFDPAHLPTLVHRFGPNRVLLGSDHPFIPNQPEEGIADLSSMAAYLPPGTVPRILRDNALEFLGLSSDALVTAHFSPTKEDHHGTH
- a CDS encoding alpha/beta fold hydrolase: MALTDENLVDVPGMASRWVRLANGARAHYMTAGTSGPAVILLHGGLPGSSGLAGWRFMAPYLGDNGFRVYCPDMPGFGLSDTREEYWPDGMESFVDFIDQFATALCLDEFHLAGNSMGCMNTVNYTVAHPDKVKSFILIAGDIGDVVPEHLTPPAGEFRLTAYDGTREGMRTMMEAIIHRGEAISEDLIDMRYLSARDRMDAHAKFWPTLLQYRRITDWTNENRAARLVTKGRLDRLSTPGLYLYGRQDILTPVEWGYVQEDYLPNVQFFYPDECGHQGQTDRPDLFNPVFLEFFRDGTVSGELADAAGVSDRRPELPLINRSLVSA
- a CDS encoding LuxR family transcriptional regulator, whose translation is MRSTTDRELSHAVIILLDRLRDDYGVGPGSHEIRVVSLGTQMALLDEATESALAKFPELGSQQQRALGRLIVDLQKTRMRIRTVRGGPGHVVQPAEFASAIRRLRCSESVAGLRKRICSEAATAAQLDRILLSEVHNGTWTALELNSSMRSDEVLSSSVLPLGFESAESRACETRSAVLAGPNGDVRPSGEVVRMLAAESYVVAPITVSTGVIGLVHGSRPSGDPVNVVVRDMLGAYARGFGTLFERAMLADRLGEQKNVIVQRLQQEAREAELLEHADVSFLEETSADQTSTLPGTSHNDLNSAALESLTTREREVFAFLARGASNAEIANELVISIFTVKTHVKKILRKLGAMNRSEAIYRYLAITGQR
- a CDS encoding extradiol ring-cleavage dioxygenase, which gives rise to MGDFLALGMTHYPLLAGTDEHMAGLLRWTLTDPDIPVEEKDPAHWPDRMRSEWSDDGGTAAAAAHRAELVSNLTRVREAVDEFAPDVVVVWGDDQYENFREEVVPPFCVLAYGDLEVPAFEVMNERGSPNFWGKPDDFEIVMRGDASAARQLTGGLIERGFDMAYSYKKRAGAHFPHAILNTQLFLDYENAGAEMSYPFIPMTVNCYGQHAIARKGGLARFADIESEELDPSGPTPARCFEVGRAVAQHFRDRDLKVAFVASSSWSHAFLADKLWHMRPDTEADMRIYKALLDNDYAMMRRYTSAEVVDAGQHEILNWFCMLGAVEELGLRREWSDLVVTDVFNSNKAFAVYS
- a CDS encoding helix-turn-helix transcriptional regulator, encoding MSWTTTSIDPDQADLVQQAVDCIAIVGTLLVDHDGHSDFGTPTLPESLAAARGRLAEALTEGQLAESDIEDACRVLVDIERVQEQLARTTEIRRIAELSEVHDAAVTLRGLSPQQVIEAAPEVVCTQLPFARSLISAVSGSLWQPRRLYLQPDLDGSPLDFSDYVDSSVWSLADAPLETELVRRRVPALVAAPAADDRTHKEIISRSRTSAYVAAPVMSSGKVIGLLHADRPESEGGLDPDDRDRLDAFTTILAIVYEQAVLKHRIQLQRARVEESFDATQTMLDRISKADAILSHQAAATADSSTDDPGGNRILEINSVLTVREREVLSHLATGATNNQIAQALVISEGTVKSHVKTVLKKLHAPTRAAATALYSSQTRRAR